The Lactuca sativa cultivar Salinas chromosome 2, Lsat_Salinas_v11, whole genome shotgun sequence genome includes a window with the following:
- the LOC111910618 gene encoding protein phosphatase 2C 37 yields MAGMCCGVVGETKTTSPVEPSGGRQGRRRRMEIQQLKFLAAAASDVVMPPPDSSTRKRRKVGSIETIETTTGGDFGLPNPKEFQKAVQSSDMKTLEIGPCGRGACGTSSETLGEDVLDKENSRFGLTVVCGRRRDLEDAVAVKPSFCRTSSRSSDDLHFYGVYDGHGCSHVAMKCKDRMHEIVKEEVVSCEKSMEWREAMVKSFSRMDKDITDWSNSASRSNCRCELQTPQCDAVGSTAVVAVVTPEKIVVSNCGDSRAVLCRNGVAIPLSVDHKPDRPDELARIEEAGGRVIYWDGARVLGVLAMSRAIGDNYLKPYVIPEPEVTVTERTADDECLILASDGLWDVVSNDVACSVASMCLRSQEVPSPPRSPGSELNVARGESSDKACSDASVLLTKLALARRSTDNVSVVVVDLRRNL; encoded by the exons ATGGCTGGTATGTGTTGTGGCGTTGTAGGTGAGACAAAGACGACATCGCCGGTTGAGCCTAGCGGTGGTCGTCAAGGGAGGCGTCGCCGGATGGAAATTCAACAGCTTAAGTTCCTAGCGGCTGCGGCATCTGACGTGGTGATGCCTCCACCTGACAGTAGTACTAGGAAGCGAAGAAAGGTTGGAAGTATCGAGACGATTGAAACTACTACTGGTGGTGATTTTGGTTTACCTAACCCGAAAGAATTCCAGAAAGCAGTCCAATCTAGTGATATGAAAACGTTGGAAATTGGTCCTTGTGGTCGTGGAGCATGTGGAACGTCGTCGGAGACTTTGGGAGAGGATGTGTTGGATAAGGAAAACTCTAGATTTGGTCTCACTGTTGTTTGTGGAAGGAGGAGAGATTTGGAAGATGCTGTTGCtgtaaaaccttcgttttgtagAACAAGTTCTCGTAGTTCCGACGATCTACACTTTTATGGCGTTTACGATGGCCATGGCTGCTCACAT GTGGCAATGAAGTGCAAAGACAGAATGCATGAAATAGTGAAGGAAGAAGTAGTGAGTTGCGAGAAATCCATGGAATGGAGAGAGGCGATGGTAAAGAGTTTCTCACGAATGGACAAGGATATAACCGACTGGAGCAACTCTGCATCAAGATCAAACTGTAGATGCGAACTTCAAACTCCACAGTGCGACGCCGTCGGATCTACCGCCGTCGTTGCGGTAGTTACACCAGAAAAGATCGTCGTCTCCAACTGCGGAGATTCGCGTGCAGTGCTTTGCCGGAACGGCGTTGCCATTCCTCTCTCCGTAGATCATAAG CCTGATCGACCCGATGAACTTGCGAGAATCGAAGAAGCCGGTGGTCGTGTTATATATTGGGATGGCGCTAGAGTTCTCGGCGTTCTAGCCATGTCTAGAGCAATCG GCGACAACTATCTGAAACCGTACGTGATTCCGGAACCGGAAGTAACCGTAACGGAGCGGACGGCCGACGACGAGTGCCTTATCCTTGCAAGCGACGGCCTGTGGGATGTTGTATCAAACGACGTAGCATGTAGTGTGGCCAGCATGTGTCTGAGGTCACAGGAGGTTCCATCTCCGCCGCGGTCTCCCGGAAGTGAGTTGAATGTCGCCCGTGGTGAGAGCTCCGACAAGGCATGCTCCGATGCATCGGTGCTTCTGACGAAATTAGCCTTGGCTAGACGGAGCACGGATAACGTCAGTGTGGTGGTGGTTGATCTACGGAGGAACTTATAA